A section of the Candidatus Binatia bacterium genome encodes:
- a CDS encoding DUF3857 domain-containing protein — translation MTGRDRRWTLGRACTAVVALTLATGAHAGHAPEWLERAAAVSVPPADAHAAAVNLLDEQAVVLDDNGTAHLVRRKAVRVLSAEGRSAAIAWIPYETSSAKVNDIQAWILRPGGHAQEMGSDRNLDMALVNGDVFNEARIRSIVATDQIQVGETFGWECRLDQRSMLREFEWSFQDALPSLCSRLTIDAPSSWTVKAVAFNHAPIEPLKRGTAWTWELRDLPGIPDEPMRPPITSLIPRLAVSAISPSRGVPSAAFEQWDSLAAWLSDLAAVPSRPDAAVTAKAHALTGSLRARDEKVRAVARFIQGIPYASIQMGNGRGGGYQPHPSGEVLTRYYGDCKDKANLMCCMLRSLGIPAYLVAVYSSDRAYVREDWPAAQQFNHCIVAVAADSLRGPIVDHPRLGQLLLFDPTDTNTPLGDLPIEEQGGAGILMVREPGALIRLPILPAERNRMERTNEVTLTPDGSIHGTIRERSWGSVATLERSFFQSLSAAPYRDRVQAWVALSAPRAVVSGLRAEPMDSTGAFELNLEYAAERYAQAMDRLLLLRPTFVERWEEVPSSDTPRTTPVDIEEQTCRELTKVHLPAGVTVDEVPEAVHLETSFGSYRWEVESNAPAGEIRVRREIRMHRATLAPDQYPAVRSFYERVRAAEQARIVLAKTGG, via the coding sequence ATGACCGGTCGGGACCGCCGGTGGACGCTGGGGCGCGCGTGCACGGCCGTTGTCGCCTTGACCCTGGCCACCGGCGCCCACGCGGGGCATGCCCCCGAGTGGCTCGAGCGGGCGGCGGCGGTATCCGTGCCTCCAGCCGACGCGCACGCGGCGGCGGTGAACCTTCTAGACGAGCAGGCCGTCGTGCTCGACGACAACGGCACGGCCCATCTCGTGCGGCGAAAGGCGGTGCGGGTCCTGTCCGCGGAGGGCCGGTCCGCAGCGATCGCCTGGATCCCTTACGAGACGAGCAGCGCCAAGGTGAACGATATTCAGGCCTGGATTCTTCGGCCCGGTGGCCATGCCCAGGAGATGGGCTCGGATCGGAACCTCGACATGGCTCTGGTCAATGGAGACGTGTTCAACGAGGCACGGATTCGGTCCATCGTCGCCACGGACCAGATCCAGGTCGGCGAGACCTTCGGCTGGGAGTGCCGGCTGGACCAGCGCTCCATGCTTCGCGAATTCGAGTGGTCCTTCCAGGATGCTCTCCCCAGCCTCTGCTCGCGGCTCACGATCGACGCGCCGTCCTCCTGGACCGTGAAGGCCGTCGCTTTCAACCACGCCCCGATCGAGCCCTTGAAGCGCGGAACGGCGTGGACCTGGGAGCTTCGGGATTTGCCCGGTATCCCGGACGAGCCGATGCGGCCGCCGATCACCTCGCTGATCCCGCGGCTGGCAGTCAGCGCGATCTCGCCCTCCCGCGGCGTGCCATCGGCCGCGTTCGAGCAGTGGGACTCATTGGCAGCCTGGCTGAGCGACCTCGCTGCCGTTCCGTCGCGGCCTGACGCGGCCGTCACGGCCAAGGCCCACGCCCTGACCGGCTCGCTGCGCGCGCGTGACGAGAAGGTGCGAGCCGTGGCGCGGTTCATTCAGGGGATCCCGTACGCTTCCATTCAGATGGGCAACGGGCGCGGAGGCGGGTACCAGCCGCACCCTTCGGGGGAAGTGCTGACACGCTACTATGGGGACTGCAAGGACAAGGCGAACCTCATGTGTTGCATGCTCCGAAGCCTCGGGATTCCGGCGTACCTCGTCGCGGTCTATTCCAGCGACCGCGCGTATGTCCGCGAGGATTGGCCCGCGGCACAGCAGTTCAATCACTGCATCGTGGCGGTCGCGGCCGACTCCCTGAGAGGGCCGATCGTCGATCACCCGAGGCTGGGACAGCTGCTCCTGTTCGACCCCACCGACACGAACACCCCCCTGGGAGATCTTCCCATCGAGGAGCAGGGCGGCGCAGGGATTCTGATGGTTCGCGAGCCTGGAGCCCTGATTCGACTCCCCATCCTGCCGGCCGAGCGAAACCGCATGGAGCGGACCAACGAGGTCACGCTGACTCCGGACGGATCGATCCACGGAACGATACGGGAGCGTTCCTGGGGAAGCGTCGCCACGCTGGAGCGGAGCTTCTTTCAATCGCTGTCGGCGGCCCCCTATCGCGATCGCGTGCAGGCGTGGGTCGCCCTTTCGGCCCCGCGCGCCGTGGTGAGCGGCCTCAGGGCCGAGCCGATGGATTCAACGGGAGCCTTCGAGCTGAATCTGGAGTACGCGGCCGAGCGATACGCCCAGGCGATGGACCGGCTGCTGCTCCTCCGGCCCACCTTCGTGGAGCGATGGGAAGAGGTCCCGTCGTCGGACACGCCGCGCACGACGCCGGTCGACATCGAAGAGCAGACGTGCCGGGAGTTGACCAAGGTTCACCTGCCCGCGGGGGTGACCGTGGACGAGGTTCCGGAGGCAGTCCACCTGGAGACCTCGTTCGGCTCCTATCGCTGGGAGGTCGAGTCGAACGCACCGGCGGGCGAGATACGGGTTCGCAGGGAGATCCGGATGCATCGCGCCACCCTGGCGCCGGATCAATACCCTGCGGTTCGGTCGTTCTATGAGCGCGTTCGGGCGGCCGAGCAGGCGCGAATCGTCCTGGCGAAGACGGGCGGGTAG
- a CDS encoding zinc-dependent alcohol dehydrogenase family protein has protein sequence MRAMVLERQAPIGSGPLVPRDIPVPEPGPGEVRVRVRACGLCRTDLHVIEGDLPPRKLPLIPGHQVVGVVERAAPGAARFREGDRIGIAWLRHTCGICVYCRSGRENLCESSRFTGYHSDGGYAEYAVVPEDFAYAIPDVFGDAEATPLLCAGIIGYRALERSEAPPGGTLGLWGFGSSAHVTIQVARARGIQVYVATRGEKHQALARAMGAAWVGGATDALPVRVDGGILFAPAGEIVPVALRSIQKGGTLAIAGIWLSDIPPLNYERELFYERNVRSVTANTRADGEALLREAAAIPIRPRVTTFRLEEANRGLALLKSDGLNGTGVLVP, from the coding sequence ATGCGAGCGATGGTGCTGGAGCGACAGGCGCCGATCGGCTCCGGTCCCCTGGTCCCGCGCGACATCCCGGTGCCGGAACCGGGCCCCGGCGAGGTGCGCGTCCGGGTCCGCGCCTGCGGGCTCTGCCGCACCGACCTGCACGTGATCGAGGGGGATCTCCCCCCGCGCAAGCTGCCGCTGATCCCGGGGCACCAGGTCGTGGGGGTCGTGGAGCGGGCCGCCCCGGGGGCCGCGCGGTTCCGCGAGGGCGACCGGATCGGGATCGCCTGGCTTCGGCATACGTGCGGCATCTGCGTCTACTGCCGTTCCGGCCGCGAGAATCTCTGCGAATCCTCCCGCTTCACCGGCTACCACTCCGACGGAGGCTATGCCGAATACGCCGTCGTGCCCGAGGACTTCGCCTACGCGATCCCCGACGTGTTCGGCGACGCCGAGGCGACCCCGCTCCTCTGCGCCGGCATCATCGGCTACCGCGCGCTGGAGCGGAGCGAGGCGCCGCCGGGCGGAACGCTGGGGTTGTGGGGCTTCGGCTCGAGCGCGCACGTGACGATCCAGGTGGCGCGGGCGCGCGGCATTCAGGTCTACGTCGCCACGCGCGGGGAGAAGCACCAGGCGCTGGCGCGCGCGATGGGCGCCGCATGGGTGGGGGGCGCGACCGACGCCCTGCCGGTCCGCGTGGACGGCGGAATCCTCTTCGCACCGGCGGGGGAGATCGTCCCGGTCGCGCTCCGGTCGATCCAGAAAGGCGGGACGCTGGCGATCGCGGGGATCTGGCTGAGCGACATCCCGCCCCTGAACTACGAACGGGAGCTCTTCTACGAGCGAAATGTCCGGAGCGTCACCGCCAACACCCGCGCCGACGGGGAGGCGCTGCTGCGCGAGGCGGCGGCCATCCCGATCCGGCCGCGCGTAACGACATTTCGGCTGGAAGAAGCGAACCGCGGGCTCGCGCTGCTGAAGAGCGACGGCCTGAACGGGACGGGAGTGCTGGTGCCGTAG
- a CDS encoding ATP-binding protein has product MKAKVFQEITGLTIAIASVAAAILLRSLLDPILDDKLALITIYGAVAITVWFAGLPYAVLTTLAGYVLSNYLFIQPRGTFKFDDPSSWVGFALYLISCSLIILFGERAHRAERRRHEADQRLQLALGAGRIGTWEWDLRTGKIQASPEARRMLGTSHFGSLEEGLSTVHPEDRPALEAALERAIVDGKPFASEARYHRPDGTVLRLAGHGVVEVDRQGRPIRIVAATIDQTETWRAGESLRHERELLRRIIDTIPVMITMFDPEAKILRLNPEFTRVVGWSTEEAASVSLLEEVYPDPAYRRQVLEFMDSCREGWMDVRMRARDGRTIETSWANIRLSDDTRVGIGIDITERKRAERALRTRNRRLRLLFEAAAVTLTSDDPDAMLHALFAKIRPELGLDGYWNYMLDESGSTLLLASYEGAPPDVMRGADRLSLGEGVNGRVAVSRHPVVRTHVQDSSDGEDGVAKSLGLHAFICHPLAAGDRLIGTLTLASRSRDTFEPDELEFAETICQHVTLAYERIRHVRELKESGRMKDEFLATLAHELRNPLAPIRNAAHILKQHGPRDPELVWARQVIDRQAEHLSRLVDDLLDVSRITRGKIELRRERIPITVIVSSAVETARPLIEGNQHALTVSLPGEPLFVNGDLTRMAQVVSNLLTNAAKYTPPSGRIEVGAERDGDQAVLRVKDNGVGIPREMLGRIFEMFAQVDSSLERTAGGLGIGLTLARTLVELHGGSIEARSDGAGRGSEFLVRLPLATTEPSALPPQAAAEGPGARDAKARILVVDDNVDAADSLGRLLTLDGYDVRIANGGMEALHDAEAFRPEVILLDIGLPMMNGYDVARRLRKEPWGADIRLVALTGWGQDEDRRRSKEAGFDEHVVKPIDPASLRALLRRIRGTRVGST; this is encoded by the coding sequence ATGAAAGCCAAGGTCTTCCAGGAGATCACCGGGCTCACCATCGCGATCGCGTCGGTCGCGGCGGCCATCCTGCTTCGGTCGCTCCTCGACCCGATCCTCGATGACAAGCTCGCCCTCATCACGATCTACGGGGCGGTCGCGATCACGGTCTGGTTCGCGGGACTCCCGTACGCCGTCCTCACGACGCTCGCCGGTTACGTTCTGTCCAACTACCTGTTCATCCAGCCCCGAGGCACGTTCAAGTTCGACGATCCCTCCTCGTGGGTCGGATTCGCCCTCTACCTAATCTCCTGCTCCCTGATCATCCTCTTCGGCGAGCGGGCCCATCGCGCCGAGCGGCGCCGGCACGAGGCCGACCAGCGGCTCCAGCTCGCGCTGGGCGCGGGCCGGATCGGAACCTGGGAATGGGATCTCCGCACGGGAAAGATCCAGGCCTCCCCCGAAGCGCGCCGGATGCTCGGCACGTCGCACTTCGGCAGTCTCGAAGAAGGGCTCTCCACGGTGCATCCCGAGGATCGGCCCGCCCTGGAGGCCGCGCTCGAGCGCGCCATCGTCGACGGAAAGCCCTTCGCCTCCGAGGCCCGCTACCACCGGCCCGACGGCACCGTTCTTCGCCTCGCGGGGCACGGCGTCGTCGAGGTGGACCGCCAGGGGCGCCCCATCCGGATCGTCGCGGCCACGATCGACCAGACCGAGACCTGGCGCGCGGGCGAGTCGCTGCGGCACGAGCGGGAGCTGTTGCGCCGCATCATCGACACCATCCCCGTCATGATCACGATGTTCGACCCCGAGGCCAAGATTCTGCGCCTGAATCCGGAATTCACGCGGGTGGTCGGCTGGTCGACGGAGGAGGCGGCGAGCGTTTCGCTCCTGGAGGAGGTCTATCCCGACCCCGCGTATCGCCGGCAGGTGCTGGAGTTCATGGATTCCTGCCGGGAGGGGTGGATGGACGTGCGCATGCGCGCGCGCGACGGGCGCACGATCGAGACCTCGTGGGCCAACATCCGGCTGAGCGACGACACGCGCGTCGGGATCGGCATCGACATCACCGAGCGGAAGCGGGCCGAGCGGGCCCTGCGCACCCGAAACCGGCGCCTTCGCCTGCTTTTCGAGGCCGCGGCGGTCACGCTCACCAGCGACGACCCCGACGCGATGCTCCACGCGCTCTTCGCGAAGATCCGCCCCGAGCTGGGCCTGGACGGCTACTGGAACTACATGCTGGACGAGTCGGGCTCGACCCTTCTGCTCGCCTCCTACGAGGGCGCCCCTCCCGACGTCATGCGCGGAGCGGACCGCCTGTCGCTGGGCGAGGGGGTGAACGGCAGAGTCGCCGTGTCGCGGCATCCCGTCGTGCGGACCCATGTGCAGGACTCGAGCGACGGCGAGGACGGCGTGGCCAAATCGCTGGGACTTCACGCCTTCATCTGCCACCCGCTGGCCGCGGGAGACCGGCTGATCGGCACCCTCACGCTGGCCAGCCGCTCGCGCGATACGTTCGAGCCCGACGAGCTGGAGTTCGCCGAAACAATCTGCCAGCACGTGACCCTCGCCTACGAGCGGATCCGCCACGTGCGCGAGCTCAAGGAGTCGGGGCGCATGAAGGACGAGTTCCTCGCGACCCTGGCGCACGAGCTGCGCAATCCGCTCGCCCCGATCCGCAACGCGGCCCACATCCTGAAGCAGCACGGGCCGCGCGATCCCGAGCTGGTCTGGGCCCGCCAGGTGATCGACCGCCAGGCCGAGCATCTCTCCCGCCTGGTCGACGACCTCCTCGACGTCTCTAGGATCACGCGCGGCAAGATCGAGCTGCGCCGCGAGCGCATCCCGATCACGGTCATCGTGAGCAGCGCGGTCGAGACGGCGCGGCCGCTCATCGAGGGGAACCAGCACGCGCTGACCGTCTCGCTGCCGGGCGAGCCGCTCTTCGTGAACGGAGATCTGACGCGCATGGCGCAGGTGGTGTCGAATCTGCTCACCAACGCGGCGAAGTACACGCCCCCCAGCGGGCGCATCGAGGTGGGCGCGGAGCGGGACGGGGACCAGGCGGTGCTCCGCGTGAAGGACAACGGCGTGGGAATCCCCCGGGAGATGCTGGGGCGCATCTTCGAGATGTTCGCCCAGGTCGATTCTTCCCTGGAGCGCACGGCGGGCGGCCTGGGCATCGGACTCACGCTGGCGCGAACGCTGGTGGAGCTGCATGGCGGCTCGATCGAAGCCCGAAGCGACGGGGCCGGGCGAGGCAGCGAGTTCCTGGTGCGCCTGCCGCTGGCGACAACGGAGCCTTCGGCGCTCCCGCCGCAGGCCGCGGCGGAGGGTCCGGGCGCGCGCGACGCCAAGGCGCGCATCCTGGTGGTGGATGACAACGTGGACGCTGCCGACAGCCTGGGGCGCCTGCTCACCCTGGACGGCTACGACGTGCGGATCGCGAACGGCGGGATGGAGGCGCTGCACGACGCCGAGGCGTTCCGCCCCGAGGTGATCCTCCTCGACATCGGCCTGCCGATGATGAACGGGTACGACGTGGCGCGCCGGCTGCGGAAGGAGCCGTGGGGCGCCGACATCCGGCTCGTGGCGCTGACCGGCTGGGGGCAGGACGAGGATCGCCGCCGCTCGAAGGAGGCGGGCTTCGACGAGCACGTGGTGAAGCCGATCGATCCCGCGTCCCTGCGGGCGCTGCTGCGGCGGATCCGCGGCACGCGGGTGGGCTCGACGTAG
- the pabB gene encoding aminodeoxychorismate synthase component I: protein MGTDSALLGIPALRAGACVRALPEWLTPLRALAAVEDAPHTVLFESGGATGAASEWTLLAFDPPWRLEVAEGALWEVREGHRARRPGLPLEALAAAWPCRAEIENAPPAPFLSGLAGAIAYDFKDWIERYPARARRERPVPDLSLGFYDCVWAWRRSTGEGWCVSTGLAESDPRRRDRRAGEFLETQWSRVAAGGAGDVPGSESVVRAGAVRSNFTRESYGRMVEVALEHIAAGDIYQVNLSQRFLVDTPSRPAALYRSLRAAAPAPFLAFLSLENGGVASSSPERFFRVQGRRIETWPIKGTRPRGATPEEDAALRLELIHSDKDRAENVMIVDLERNDLGRVCAIGSVAVPALCEIASHSNVHHFESRVVGDLREDATPVDILRALFPGGSITGTPKIRSVQIIDRLEPVRRGIYTGALGYWDVRGDCDWNIAIRTIVAGGGAASFHVGGGIVADSTPEGEYEETLVKASGMMRALGVRAPV from the coding sequence ATGGGTACTGACTCGGCGCTCCTGGGGATTCCGGCGCTTCGCGCCGGGGCGTGCGTCCGCGCGCTGCCCGAGTGGCTCACGCCGCTCCGCGCGCTCGCGGCCGTCGAGGACGCGCCGCACACGGTCCTGTTCGAGAGCGGCGGTGCTACGGGCGCGGCCTCGGAGTGGACCCTGCTCGCGTTCGACCCCCCGTGGCGCCTCGAGGTCGCCGAGGGCGCGCTCTGGGAGGTACGCGAGGGGCACCGCGCGCGGAGGCCCGGTCTACCCCTCGAGGCGCTCGCGGCGGCGTGGCCCTGTCGCGCGGAGATCGAGAACGCGCCGCCCGCCCCGTTTCTCTCCGGGCTCGCGGGGGCGATCGCCTACGACTTCAAGGACTGGATCGAGCGCTACCCCGCGCGCGCCCGGCGCGAGCGCCCGGTCCCCGACCTCTCGCTCGGCTTCTACGACTGCGTCTGGGCCTGGCGCCGCTCGACCGGGGAGGGATGGTGCGTCTCGACCGGGCTCGCGGAGAGCGACCCACGGCGGCGGGACCGCCGGGCGGGGGAGTTTCTCGAAACGCAGTGGTCGCGCGTGGCCGCCGGAGGCGCGGGGGACGTCCCCGGCTCGGAGTCCGTGGTACGCGCGGGAGCGGTCCGCTCCAACTTCACGCGCGAGTCCTACGGCCGCATGGTCGAGGTGGCGCTCGAGCACATCGCGGCGGGCGACATCTACCAGGTCAACCTGTCGCAGCGCTTCCTGGTGGACACCCCATCGCGGCCGGCAGCGCTCTACCGATCGCTGCGCGCGGCCGCGCCGGCGCCCTTCCTGGCTTTCCTGTCGCTCGAGAATGGAGGGGTTGCCTCGTCGTCCCCCGAGCGCTTCTTCCGGGTTCAGGGCCGCCGCATCGAGACCTGGCCGATCAAGGGGACGCGCCCCCGCGGGGCGACGCCGGAGGAGGACGCCGCGCTGCGGCTCGAGCTGATCCACAGCGACAAGGACCGCGCCGAGAACGTCATGATCGTGGACCTGGAGCGGAACGACCTGGGGCGCGTCTGCGCCATCGGCAGCGTCGCCGTGCCCGCGCTGTGCGAGATCGCGAGCCACTCCAACGTCCATCATTTCGAGTCGCGCGTCGTGGGCGACCTGCGCGAGGACGCGACGCCGGTCGACATCCTGCGCGCCCTCTTCCCGGGGGGCTCGATCACCGGCACCCCCAAGATCCGGAGCGTTCAGATCATCGACCGGCTGGAGCCGGTGCGGCGCGGCATCTACACGGGCGCGCTCGGCTACTGGGACGTCCGCGGCGACTGCGATTGGAACATCGCGATCCGCACGATCGTGGCGGGCGGGGGCGCGGCATCGTTCCACGTGGGGGGCGGCATCGTGGCCGACTCGACGCCCGAGGGGGAGTACGAGGAGACGCTCGTCAAGGCGAGCGGGATGATGCGCGCGCTCGGGGTCCGCGCGCCGGTGTAG
- a CDS encoding CoA-transferase, producing MTPRDNTGDRRTPREPQVRMDDLAPWRPALREGTPGHYAAADKVLPLGEAVRRFVPPGATVALGTCLEQMIPFAATRELIRAGIGDLTLVGPVSDICFDQLIGAGLARRVVAAWVGNVMMGSAYAFRRAAERGEPRPLEVVDFSNFTLALALHAAAIGAPFLPTRSALGADWLDRNPWLRRVEDPVNGGPVLAVRPLAPDVTIVHAQRADPHGNAVMWGSLGITPDAARASRAVIVTAEEIVSPERIRSDPNRVVVPGLLVAAVCEARWGAHPSPVQGYYRRDHEAYADYHARTRTAEGFAAWRAEWVDGPADLAAYVARVGNERIHSLIPLEHRFAEPVDYGY from the coding sequence ATGACCCCGCGCGACAACACCGGCGACCGGCGCACCCCGCGCGAGCCCCAGGTCCGCATGGACGATCTCGCCCCGTGGCGCCCCGCCCTGCGCGAGGGGACGCCGGGGCACTACGCCGCCGCCGACAAGGTCCTGCCGCTCGGGGAGGCGGTGCGCCGCTTCGTTCCCCCCGGCGCCACCGTGGCCCTCGGAACCTGCCTCGAGCAGATGATCCCCTTCGCCGCGACGCGCGAGCTGATCCGCGCGGGGATCGGCGACCTGACGCTGGTCGGGCCGGTTTCCGACATCTGCTTCGACCAATTGATCGGGGCGGGGCTCGCGCGGCGCGTGGTGGCCGCGTGGGTGGGCAACGTCATGATGGGCTCGGCCTACGCGTTCCGGCGCGCCGCCGAGCGCGGGGAGCCGCGCCCCCTCGAGGTCGTCGATTTCTCGAACTTCACGCTGGCCCTGGCGCTCCACGCCGCGGCGATCGGCGCGCCGTTCCTTCCGACGCGCAGCGCGCTGGGCGCGGACTGGCTGGACCGCAACCCCTGGCTCCGGCGCGTGGAGGACCCCGTGAACGGAGGGCCGGTGCTCGCGGTCCGCCCGCTCGCTCCCGACGTCACCATCGTCCACGCCCAGCGCGCCGACCCGCACGGGAACGCGGTGATGTGGGGGAGTCTCGGCATCACGCCCGACGCCGCGCGCGCATCCCGCGCCGTGATCGTCACGGCCGAGGAGATCGTGAGCCCCGAGCGGATCCGGAGCGACCCCAACCGGGTCGTCGTTCCCGGGCTCCTGGTCGCGGCCGTATGCGAGGCGCGCTGGGGCGCCCACCCGTCCCCGGTCCAGGGCTACTACCGCCGCGACCACGAGGCCTATGCCGACTACCACGCGCGGACCCGGACGGCCGAGGGGTTTGCGGCCTGGCGCGCGGAATGGGTGGACGGCCCCGCCGATCTCGCGGCCTACGTGGCGCGGGTCGGGAACGAACGGATCCACTCGCTGATCCCGCTGGAGCACCGCTTCGCCGAGCCGGTGGACTATGGGTACTGA
- a CDS encoding MFS transporter — translation MPRLRNASRPMLRWIDTVLPRRALFDKDRRLLHLFLGRLLASTGFSVVIPFLALYLHGTRGVSMSAVGSLFFFGALCGVAGQVVGGEWSDRSGRKRVLVTCQIIRSVTFAGLGYAVTVHASIVAFALLTGLSAFAGRMFEPPSGAMIADITTGERRVEAYGVLRIGGNLGWAIGPALGGFLAALSYASLFYVASGVLLLAGILIAILVEETHPRRRRRAEETAGPERVAIPPVGPVGAGRGISIAGTLAVLRDALFLRYCIVTLLLFTVMGQLMATFSVYAVDWAGRSKVELGAIYTLNGIMVVLLQFPVTRILAPLRMTSALIVGCLLYSVGYGMMGWGSSFALLLAGMFVVTAGEITCSPASMNLVANFSPEDRRGRYMGVYGIFNSFGWSIGPLVGGVLLDLATGRPQLLWSAIASLTVLAAIGYADLRRRIDPALDQSPEAATARPAVA, via the coding sequence ATGCCCCGTCTCCGGAACGCGTCGCGCCCCATGCTCCGCTGGATCGATACGGTGCTCCCGCGCCGCGCGCTGTTCGACAAGGACCGGCGGCTCCTCCATCTGTTCCTGGGACGGCTCCTCGCCTCGACCGGCTTCTCCGTCGTCATCCCCTTCCTCGCCCTCTACCTCCACGGCACGCGTGGCGTGTCGATGAGCGCCGTGGGATCGCTCTTCTTCTTCGGCGCGCTCTGCGGGGTCGCGGGGCAGGTCGTGGGCGGCGAATGGAGCGACCGGAGCGGACGGAAGCGCGTCCTGGTCACCTGTCAGATCATTCGGTCGGTCACGTTCGCGGGGCTCGGCTATGCCGTGACGGTGCATGCCTCCATCGTCGCCTTCGCGCTCCTCACGGGCTTGAGCGCGTTCGCGGGGCGGATGTTCGAGCCCCCCTCGGGCGCGATGATCGCCGACATCACGACCGGCGAGCGCCGCGTGGAGGCGTACGGCGTGCTCCGGATCGGCGGCAACCTGGGCTGGGCGATCGGCCCCGCGCTCGGGGGCTTCCTCGCCGCGCTCTCCTACGCCTCGCTCTTCTACGTGGCCTCCGGCGTCCTCCTTCTGGCCGGGATCCTGATCGCGATCCTGGTCGAAGAGACGCATCCCCGGCGCCGGCGCCGCGCCGAGGAGACCGCGGGCCCGGAGCGCGTCGCGATCCCGCCGGTCGGACCGGTCGGCGCCGGGCGCGGCATCTCGATCGCGGGGACGCTCGCCGTGCTGCGCGACGCCCTCTTCCTGCGCTACTGCATCGTCACGCTCCTTCTCTTCACCGTCATGGGACAGCTCATGGCGACCTTCTCGGTCTACGCCGTCGACTGGGCGGGGCGGTCGAAGGTGGAGCTGGGAGCGATCTACACGCTGAACGGGATCATGGTCGTGCTGCTGCAGTTCCCCGTCACGCGCATCCTGGCGCCGCTACGGATGACCTCGGCGCTCATCGTGGGCTGCCTGCTCTACTCGGTCGGGTATGGCATGATGGGCTGGGGATCGAGTTTCGCGCTCCTGCTCGCGGGCATGTTCGTGGTGACCGCGGGGGAGATCACCTGCTCGCCGGCCTCGATGAACCTGGTCGCGAACTTCTCCCCCGAAGACCGGCGCGGGCGCTACATGGGCGTGTACGGGATCTTCAACTCGTTCGGATGGTCGATCGGCCCTTTGGTGGGCGGTGTGCTGCTCGACCTGGCGACCGGAAGACCGCAGCTCCTCTGGAGCGCGATCGCGAGCCTGACCGTGCTGGCCGCGATCGGCTACGCCGATCTCCGGCGCCGCATCGATCCCGCCCTGGACCAGAGTCCCGAAGCGGCGACGGCACGACCAGCCGTCGCCTGA
- a CDS encoding OsmC family protein gives MSPAVAEHKFECHLTWTGAAKGPTEDYATYSREQRVEFPGKPPIMMTSAAVFRGDPALADPEDLLVAALASCHFLSYAALCARKGVRVTAYEDDAVGIMTRGATTFHFTDVLLRPRVTIASDSDAALARDLHHRAHEECFIAASVNFPVRHEPTIIVAAPV, from the coding sequence ATGAGCCCCGCCGTCGCGGAACACAAGTTCGAGTGCCACCTCACCTGGACCGGGGCCGCCAAGGGTCCCACCGAGGACTACGCCACCTACTCGCGCGAGCAGCGCGTCGAGTTCCCGGGCAAGCCGCCGATCATGATGACGTCCGCCGCGGTTTTTCGCGGCGATCCCGCGCTCGCCGACCCCGAGGATCTGCTCGTGGCCGCGCTCGCCTCGTGCCACTTCCTCTCCTACGCCGCGCTCTGCGCCCGGAAGGGCGTGCGCGTGACCGCCTACGAGGACGACGCCGTCGGCATCATGACGCGCGGCGCGACGACGTTCCATTTCACCGACGTGCTCCTCCGCCCGCGCGTCACGATCGCATCCGACTCCGACGCCGCGCTCGCGCGCGATCTCCATCACCGCGCGCACGAGGAGTGCTTCATCGCCGCCTCCGTCAACTTCCCGGTCCGGCACGAGCCGACGATCATCGTGGCGGCGCCGGTGTGA
- the fabL gene encoding enoyl-[acyl-carrier-protein] reductase FabL: MGELTGKKALVTGGTRGIGKAVALDLADMGADVAINFFRSRESAKATTAEIESRGVRALALRANIGNEEQIPSMFEQLKAEFGTLDILVSNAALGHFGNVLDVDDKMWDIAMNTNAKALLFSAQQAVKMMREGGKIVALTSLGSHRYIPGYASIGVSKAAIETLVRYLAYELAPKKINVNAVSGGFIDTDSLKIFPSYEEIIRESTRRTPFGRVGTPKEVANMVAFLCTDKASWVTGQTIIVDGGYTLG; the protein is encoded by the coding sequence ATGGGCGAGCTGACCGGGAAGAAGGCGTTGGTCACGGGCGGGACGCGCGGCATCGGGAAAGCGGTCGCGCTGGACCTGGCCGACATGGGCGCCGATGTCGCGATCAACTTCTTCCGCAGCCGGGAGTCGGCGAAGGCCACGACGGCGGAGATCGAATCGCGAGGCGTCCGCGCGCTGGCGCTGCGGGCGAACATCGGGAACGAAGAGCAGATCCCTTCCATGTTCGAGCAGCTGAAGGCGGAGTTCGGCACCCTCGACATTCTCGTCTCGAACGCCGCGCTCGGCCACTTCGGCAACGTCCTCGACGTGGACGACAAGATGTGGGACATCGCGATGAACACGAACGCCAAGGCGCTCCTCTTCTCGGCGCAGCAGGCCGTGAAGATGATGCGCGAGGGCGGGAAGATCGTCGCGCTCACGTCGCTCGGCAGCCATCGCTACATCCCCGGCTACGCGTCGATCGGCGTCTCCAAGGCCGCGATCGAGACCCTGGTGCGCTACCTGGCCTACGAGCTGGCGCCGAAGAAGATCAACGTGAACGCCGTCTCGGGCGGGTTCATCGACACCGACTCCCTCAAGATCTTCCCCAGCTACGAGGAGATCATCCGCGAATCCACGCGCCGTACGCCGTTCGGCCGCGTGGGAACGCCCAAGGAAGTGGCCAACATGGTTGCGTTCCTGTGCACCGACAAGGCGTCATGGGTGACGGGGCAGACGATCATCGTGGACGGCGGCTACACGCTGGGTTGA